A region of Geobacillus sp. 46C-IIa DNA encodes the following proteins:
- a CDS encoding Ger(x)C family spore germination protein: MKRPLAMFLPFAVCVCLLSGCWSKKELTDLAFIIAVGLDKTEDGKYLASFQVVNPGNVAGATQRGGGAAGVPVSIYTSTGDSLVEASRKASEKVSRLLYYAHTNLVVVGEELAREGLNGVFDAMERNQQFRTTARLVIAHGHSAKDILTVLTPVDKISANQIIKTLEFSEMSWGQTLNADVWWAIRSIASPGRNPVMTGVSIEGSPKKGKRQENVQSSVPDARVTLDGLALFKNGRLVRWVNGPTARGMIWVLDRIHQTNLTISWEGKQEAIGYRTARAKTNVEADVKNGRPSISVHIKAEGDISEARVPINLADAGVVFRLEKELERNVKQEVTKAIETAQREKTDIFGFGDAVHRAAPRLWKKIEKEWHDRYFPELDVTVTADLYIRRTGLRNKPYIEEE; the protein is encoded by the coding sequence ATGAAACGGCCGCTTGCCATGTTCTTGCCGTTTGCCGTCTGCGTCTGTTTGCTTTCCGGCTGCTGGAGCAAAAAAGAACTGACCGATTTGGCGTTTATTATTGCTGTCGGATTGGACAAAACGGAAGACGGCAAGTATCTCGCTTCTTTTCAAGTCGTCAACCCCGGCAACGTCGCCGGGGCGACGCAGCGCGGCGGCGGGGCGGCCGGCGTGCCGGTGTCGATTTATACATCGACTGGAGACAGCTTGGTCGAAGCGAGCCGGAAAGCCTCAGAAAAAGTGTCGCGCCTCCTGTATTACGCCCATACGAACTTAGTCGTCGTCGGCGAAGAGCTGGCGCGCGAAGGGCTGAACGGGGTGTTCGATGCGATGGAGCGCAATCAGCAGTTCCGGACGACGGCGCGCCTTGTCATCGCCCACGGCCATTCGGCGAAAGACATATTGACGGTACTGACACCGGTTGATAAAATTTCCGCCAACCAAATTATTAAAACGCTCGAGTTTTCCGAGATGTCATGGGGACAAACGCTCAATGCCGATGTTTGGTGGGCGATTCGCAGCATCGCTTCGCCTGGAAGAAACCCGGTCATGACCGGGGTATCCATTGAAGGGAGCCCAAAAAAAGGGAAGCGGCAAGAAAACGTGCAGTCATCCGTGCCTGACGCCCGCGTCACGTTGGACGGACTTGCGCTGTTCAAAAACGGCCGCCTCGTCCGTTGGGTGAACGGGCCGACAGCGCGCGGCATGATATGGGTGCTTGACCGTATTCACCAAACTAATCTCACTATTTCGTGGGAAGGAAAACAGGAAGCGATCGGCTATCGGACGGCGCGGGCGAAAACGAATGTAGAGGCGGATGTAAAAAACGGCCGACCGTCCATCTCCGTCCATATCAAGGCGGAAGGCGACATCAGCGAGGCGCGCGTCCCCATTAACTTAGCCGACGCCGGCGTGGTATTTCGTTTAGAAAAAGAACTGGAACGGAACGTCAAACAGGAGGTTACAAAAGCCATTGAAACGGCCCAGCGCGAAAAAACGGATATTTTCGGGTTTGGCGACGCGGTTCACCGCGCTGCCCCGCGCTTATGGAAGAAGATCGAGAAAGAGTGGCACGACCGCTATTTTCCCGAACTTGACGTCACTGTAACGGCTGATCTGTACATCCGCCGCACCGGGCTGCGGAATAAGCCATATATAGAAGAAGAATAA
- a CDS encoding GerAB/ArcD/ProY family transporter, translating into MERIKINARQLFVLIVLFEHGSAIVIPLGVSTKQDVWIAILLGLVLGLLLFFVYRRLFEYYPDQPLTAYLPQIVGALLGRLLAVVYITYFLYIAARVLRDFGELLLTFAYPETPLFVLNAIMALVVMYGAYKGIEVLARTGELFLTVLYFLALAGFILLFVSGLVDVTQLQPVLEEGWRRVWKTVFTETLYVPFGEMIVFTMLFPYINNPVKVGRVGVAGMVLSGVNLAIIMAINMAVLGPDAASRSSFPLLDTIRRVQVAHFLERLDVLFMIALIIGGFFKVSVFFYAGVVGAANLFGISSYQRLVYPLGLLVLLLSVAIASNYAEHIHEGLKIVTFYLHVPLQIIIPVLLLAIAAIRRRFSQLPK; encoded by the coding sequence TTGGAGCGCATTAAAATTAACGCACGCCAGCTATTTGTGTTAATTGTGCTGTTCGAACACGGCAGCGCCATCGTCATTCCGCTCGGCGTGAGCACCAAGCAAGATGTATGGATCGCCATTTTGCTCGGCTTGGTGCTCGGGCTGCTGCTGTTTTTCGTTTATCGCCGGTTGTTCGAGTATTATCCCGACCAGCCGCTGACCGCTTATCTACCGCAAATCGTCGGGGCGCTGCTCGGCAGGCTGTTAGCGGTTGTCTATATTACGTATTTTCTTTACATTGCCGCCCGCGTGTTGCGCGATTTTGGCGAGCTGTTGTTAACATTTGCCTATCCGGAGACGCCGCTGTTTGTTTTAAACGCCATTATGGCGCTGGTTGTCATGTATGGCGCTTATAAGGGGATTGAGGTGCTTGCGCGCACCGGCGAACTGTTTTTGACAGTGTTGTATTTTTTGGCGCTCGCCGGATTTATCCTTTTGTTTGTTTCCGGGCTGGTCGACGTGACCCAGCTGCAGCCGGTGTTGGAGGAAGGCTGGAGGCGGGTGTGGAAAACGGTGTTTACCGAAACGCTGTATGTTCCGTTCGGAGAGATGATCGTGTTTACGATGCTGTTTCCATATATCAACAATCCGGTAAAAGTAGGAAGAGTCGGGGTGGCTGGCATGGTGCTGAGCGGAGTCAATTTGGCGATCATTATGGCGATCAATATGGCCGTCCTCGGTCCTGATGCGGCGTCGCGTTCGTCGTTTCCGCTTTTGGATACGATCCGCCGCGTGCAAGTGGCCCATTTTTTAGAGCGGCTTGACGTCTTGTTTATGATTGCGTTGATCATCGGCGGCTTTTTTAAAGTATCCGTCTTTTTTTATGCCGGGGTCGTCGGGGCGGCCAACTTGTTTGGCATTTCGAGCTATCAGCGGCTCGTCTATCCGCTCGGGCTGCTCGTGCTGCTTTTGTCGGTTGCCATCGCCAGCAACTATGCGGAACATATTCATGAAGGGCTGAAAATCGTCACGTTTTATTTGCATGTTCCGCTGCAAATCATCATTCCGGTGTTGCTGCTCGCCATCGCAGCGATTCGTCGGCGGTTCAGCCAGCTGCCAAAATAA